Genomic segment of Nocardiopsis mwathae:
CGGGTAGTCGTCCTGGGCGCTGTACCCGGGGTACAAGAAGCCGACAGTGGGCATGCGCGGGTCCCCTCTCTCCCTCTTCTTCTCCATGGCGGTTCCTTCGAGGCGGTTCCTTCGAGCCGGTCGTGTCGCCGGTGGTGCCGACCGGGTCGGACCCCCGCGCCCGCCGAACGCACGCTCTTCCGGCGGCGGGCGGAGGGCGCGGGGACGGTCCTCAGGCGGCGGTCGTCCGGTCGGTGGCGTCGACCAGGTGCTGCCCGTGCGCGACCGGGCGGCGGCCGATGGCCTGCAGGGCGGCCCACATGGTCACCTGGTTGGCGGCCAGGACGGGCTTGCCCAGCATGCGCTCCAGCGGCGCGATGATGTCGTAGGTGAGCACGTTGGTGCAGCTGATGAAGACGGCCTCGGCCTCCGGCCGGTCGGCGTCGCGCACCGCCTGCACCACCTCCGAGTAGGCGACCTTCCAGATGTGGTTGAGCAGGCCCAGTCCCACGCCGGACACGGTCTCCACCCGGTGGTCGCCCAGGTAGCCGGTGAGCCGCTCGGTGACGCTGTCGACGTACGGCGTCACCACGGCCAGTCGGCGCACGCCCAGGGCGTCGAGCGCGCGGATGAGCGCGCCGGAGGTGGTGACCGCGGCGGGCGCTCCCGCGTCGACGATGCTCTTCCACAGCAGCCGCTCACCGTCGGCGCCGTTCACGAAGCTGCCGGACGCGCAAGCGTAGGCGACCACCAGCGGCTCGGGCGCGAGCAGGTCGCGGGTGGCCCGCGCGACGTTGGTGCCGTCGCTCAGCGCGGCCGCCTGGTCCACGGTCACCGGGACCGGGACGAACGGCAGCCGGGTGACGTACAGCGAGACGTCGTCGGGCGCCCACCGCCACAGCTCGCGGTCGAGCGCGAAGTCGTAGGGGGCCACCACCCCCACGCCGGACTGCCGCGGAGTGTCCGCGACGGCGGAGAGCTCGACGACGTTGGGCTGCGTATCGGGCGCGGGCGGCGTTCGGCCGAGCAGGGGCGCGGGGTCCCCCGCGTGGTCGAGGAGGACCCGCTCTTCGCGATCGTCACCGCGCGCCGGGTCTCCGGCATGCCGATCGATGCGCATCGGTCACTCACCTCCATTCTTCTCGTAGGGAGCAACGGACGGATCCGGGGTGGTCTCGGTTCCGCGGGGCAGGACGCCGCGGTGCTACTGCAGGCGCCGGTAGACGAGGCGTTCGCCCACGCTTCCGGAGCGCCAGACGTCGTTGCACGCCTCGGCCATGGGGGCGAGGCCGTCGACGATGGTGGCGTAGACGTTGCCGGGTACCCACCCGACATCGCCGTTGAGCAGCAGGTTGTTGCGGCCGTAGAAGATGGCCAGGTCGATCACGCCGGGCAGGTCGCCGATCCCCCTCTCCTCCTTGAAGCGGCGGTCGAGCATGCCGCCGTGGAAGGAGAAGTACACGACATCCCCGGGGATCGGGGTGACGGTGGGGTTCTCCTGGCCGGGTTCCTCGGCGGCGAACCGGGGCACCATGGCGTACACCTCGTTGCGGGCGTACTTGGCGTGGTAGACGTCGCCGCCCTGGGGAAGCGCCGTCCAGACCGCCTCGCAGGTGCGCGGGGCGTCCTTGTCCAGGAGTTCGGCGACGCAGGAGACGCCGCGCTTCTCCAGGGCGATGGTCATGTACCGGGGCATCGTCGGGCCGGCCCTTTCGTCGTCGGGCTAACGGGGTCCGCGCCCGGCCGCACGGACGGCGGTCCACCGGGGCGGCCGGAGTGCGGTCTCTCCCCTGCACGGCAGGGGAACGCAGCGCAGGAGCAGGGATGCGGTTCGGCGGCGAACGGTGATGCGGGAAGATGAGCGCACACCGTCGACTTCGACCGCGGCGGTCACGGCCGCCGCGGATTGTCGACAATCATACGATCGCATCGGCCGACGCGGCAATGCTCGGCCCCCGCGCCGTGCCACGTGCCCGTGGAAACCCGGCCTTCGCCGCCCGGACCAGGGTCGAAGGGATCATTGTTGACAATCCTACGGGCGCTCCCTAGCGTGGCAGTGGTCTTGAGGAACGCCGTACCGACCACCCACGACGTGCACCAGGGAGTCGCCCTCGTGTCCGCTGCCCCCCGGCCAGCACCGCACCTCGTCATCCTGCACGGCGACACCCTGCCGCCCGGCCACGAGCGGATCGACGCCGACCCCCGGCTCGCCTCCGTCCGCTACGCCACGGCCGACCGCCTCGCCGAGGTCCTCCCCGGCGCCCATGCCCTCTTCGTCTGGGACCTCTTCTCCACCGCCGTCGTCGCCGCCTGGCCGAAGGCCGACGCGCTGCGCTGGGTGCACGCCGCCACTGCCGGCGTCGACAACCTCATGTTCCCCGCGCTCGTCGACAGCGACGTCGTCGTCACCAACTCCCGCGGCGTGTTCGACCGGCCCATGGCCGAGTACGTCCTCGGGCTGGTGCTGAGCTTCGCCAAGGACCTGCACGGCACCCGCGACCTGCAGCGCGACCGGGTGTGGCGGCACCGCGAGACCGAGCCCATCGCCGGTCGCCGCGCCCTGGTCATCGGCACCGGCCCCATCGGCCGCGCCATCGCCGCCCAGCTCGCCGCCGCCGGGATGACCGTCGAGGCCGCCGGCCGCACCGCCCGCACCGGCGACCCCGACCTCGGCGACATCGTCGCCGCCACCCTCGGCTCCGGCGGCCCCGACCTCGGCGACGCCCTGCCCCGCGCCGACTACGTCGTCGTCGCCGCACCCCTCACCGACGCCACCCGCGGGCTCATCGGTGCCCGCGCCCTGTCCCTGATGAAGCCCGCGGCCCGGCTGATCAACGTCGCCCGCGGCCCCATCGTCGACGAGGGCGCGCTGGTCCGCGCGCTGCGCGACGGCGCGATCGCCGGGGCCGCGCTCGACGTCTTCGACACCGAGCCGCTGCCGGAGGCCTCCCCGCTGTGGGACCTGCCCGGGGTGATCGTGTCCCCGCACATGTCCGGCGACATCGCCGGCTGGCGCACCGAACTCGTGCGCCTGTTCACCGACAACCTCGACCGGTTCCTGCGCGGCGAGGAGCCCCGCAACATCGTCGACAAGCGCAGGGGGTACGTCTCCGGCCCCTGACCGCCGGCGCCCGCCCCCGCACCGCCCCACCTCACCTCCATCGACACGTCGATCCGTTGGCCCATCGGCCAACCCGCCGAAACGGAAACGAGGACGCTGACATGAGTACCGGGTTCGAGGGGCTGGACCGTTCGGCCGGGCAGGCGGTGCCCGAACAGGGGGCGCCCGGCCGGTTCGCGACACGCGGGGAGGCGGAGCAGCTCACCGCGCTGTCGGCCACCGACCTGGTGGCCGGATACGAGAAGAGGAGCCTTTCACCGGTCGAGGTCACCGACGCCGTGCTCGGCCTGATCGAGCGGGAGAACCCCGCCCTCAACGCCTTCTGCCTGGTCCGGCCCGACGAAGCACGCGAGGCCGCCCGCGCCTCGGAGGAGCGGTGGCGGCGCGGCGAACCCCAGGGACGGCTCGACGGCGTGCCGACCTCGATCAAGGACATCCACCTCACCCGGGGCTGGCCCACCCTGCGCGGTTCCCGAACGGTCGACCCCGACCAGGACTGGCCCGAGGACTCGCCGGTGGTCGCGCGGCTCCGCGAGAGCGGCGCGGTCTTCGTCGGCAAGACCACCACCCCCGAACTGGCCTGGAAGGGCACCACCGACAGTCCCCTCACCGGCATCACCCGCAACCCGTGGGACCTGTCCGTGACACCCGGCGGGTCCAGCGGCGGCTCCGCCGCCGCGGTCGCCTCCGGCATGGGGCCGCTGGCGACCGGCACCGACGGCGGCGGCTCGGTGCGCATCCCGGCGAGCTTCACCGGCACCTTCGCCCTCAAGCCGACCTACGGCGTGGTCCCGCACTACCCCGCCAGCGCGTTCGGGACGTTGGCCCACACCGGGCCGATGACACGCACCGTCGCCGACGCCGCGCTCATGCTCGACGTCATCGGCGTCCCCGACCACCGCGACTGGCTGGCCTCACCCGCCCCGGCCACGCCGTTCTCCGCGGCCCTGGAAAACCCGGTGCGCGGCCTGCGTATCGCCTACAGCCCGACTCTCGGCCACCTGGAGGTCGAACCCGAGGTCGCCCGCGTGGTCGACGACGCCGTCACCGCCTTCGCCGAACTGGGCGCCCACGTGGAGCAGGTGGACCCGCAGCTGGGCGACTGCCGGCGCGATTTCCAGATCCTCTGGTACACCGGCGCGGCCAAGGCCACCGAGCGCCTCGGCGAGCAGCAGCGCACGCTGCTCGACCCCGGCCTGCGCGAGATCATCGAGGAGGGGCTGGCCTACAGCGCGCAGGACTACCTCACCGCCATGGACACCCGCATGCGCATGGGGCGGATCATGGGCAGGTTCCACGCCGCCTACGACCTGCTGCTCACCCCGACGATGCCGATCACCGCGTTCGAGGCCGGTCGGGAGGTCCCGCCGGGGTCCGCCGACCGCCG
This window contains:
- a CDS encoding amidase, whose translation is MSTGFEGLDRSAGQAVPEQGAPGRFATRGEAEQLTALSATDLVAGYEKRSLSPVEVTDAVLGLIERENPALNAFCLVRPDEAREAARASEERWRRGEPQGRLDGVPTSIKDIHLTRGWPTLRGSRTVDPDQDWPEDSPVVARLRESGAVFVGKTTTPELAWKGTTDSPLTGITRNPWDLSVTPGGSSGGSAAAVASGMGPLATGTDGGGSVRIPASFTGTFALKPTYGVVPHYPASAFGTLAHTGPMTRTVADAALMLDVIGVPDHRDWLASPAPATPFSAALENPVRGLRIAYSPTLGHLEVEPEVARVVDDAVTAFAELGAHVEQVDPQLGDCRRDFQILWYTGAAKATERLGEQQRTLLDPGLREIIEEGLAYSAQDYLTAMDTRMRMGRIMGRFHAAYDLLLTPTMPITAFEAGREVPPGSADRRWTSWAGFSYPFNMTQQPAASVPCGLTAAGLPVGLQVVGPRHADGLVLAACRAFEEARPWAHL
- a CDS encoding DUF3830 family protein, with the protein product MTIALEKRGVSCVAELLDKDAPRTCEAVWTALPQGGDVYHAKYARNEVYAMVPRFAAEEPGQENPTVTPIPGDVVYFSFHGGMLDRRFKEERGIGDLPGVIDLAIFYGRNNLLLNGDVGWVPGNVYATIVDGLAPMAEACNDVWRSGSVGERLVYRRLQ
- a CDS encoding maleate cis-trans isomerase family protein, encoding MRIDRHAGDPARGDDREERVLLDHAGDPAPLLGRTPPAPDTQPNVVELSAVADTPRQSGVGVVAPYDFALDRELWRWAPDDVSLYVTRLPFVPVPVTVDQAAALSDGTNVARATRDLLAPEPLVVAYACASGSFVNGADGERLLWKSIVDAGAPAAVTTSGALIRALDALGVRRLAVVTPYVDSVTERLTGYLGDHRVETVSGVGLGLLNHIWKVAYSEVVQAVRDADRPEAEAVFISCTNVLTYDIIAPLERMLGKPVLAANQVTMWAALQAIGRRPVAHGQHLVDATDRTTAA
- a CDS encoding D-2-hydroxyacid dehydrogenase, with amino-acid sequence MHQGVALVSAAPRPAPHLVILHGDTLPPGHERIDADPRLASVRYATADRLAEVLPGAHALFVWDLFSTAVVAAWPKADALRWVHAATAGVDNLMFPALVDSDVVVTNSRGVFDRPMAEYVLGLVLSFAKDLHGTRDLQRDRVWRHRETEPIAGRRALVIGTGPIGRAIAAQLAAAGMTVEAAGRTARTGDPDLGDIVAATLGSGGPDLGDALPRADYVVVAAPLTDATRGLIGARALSLMKPAARLINVARGPIVDEGALVRALRDGAIAGAALDVFDTEPLPEASPLWDLPGVIVSPHMSGDIAGWRTELVRLFTDNLDRFLRGEEPRNIVDKRRGYVSGP